DNA from Triticum urartu cultivar G1812 unplaced genomic scaffold, Tu2.1 TuUngrouped_contig_883, whole genome shotgun sequence:
AAAATTTCAAATGATTTTTCCACACGCGCATGCGGAAATCTAATAAGTTTCTatggaatttttttgaatttatttgaAACTTTGAAATATGacttttgattttttcaaaaatACCGAGCTCCCTGGAGCTCGGCCTTCGTTGGCATTTTCCAGTAAAACCAACGTCCCAGTAGACCGTATTAGGCAGAGAAATTCTCAAATGGAACTTGTGCATAAATTCCAAAGTCACATCTTGGAGGTACTGAGTAGAGTTGCCCGGGAGTAACAACCCTATATTGTGACCAGATTTAGAAGCAAACCCAAAGTTGTTCAATATTGTCGTGTGAAATATTATGCTCAGAAGTGGCGAGGCTAATAGAGGATGTTTTCAAAGAATTGAATTTGGATCAGTAGTATCGGAACAAAATGAGTAGCGGTTCTGATATGTGAAAAATCGACATTACTGGGGTAGGGTTAGCTCAGTCAAAGAGGCTCGGTAGTACCGAGTAAGAAAACACGGCGGTACTACCAGGCTTAGGAAAACTTAGGTGTAGAGTGGCTAAACTCGATTCTTTTGAGGATCTTTGGCTTAGGATCTTTTCATGGAGTTCATGTTGGGCTACACGGCGTGCAATAATTGCATAACGGAAAACGGGCATTAGTAGTGTGCCATGTCAGTGCTGTTTACTTGTTGTTACCTTCCTTGCCATGTTGCTTTTGGAGAACTTTTCTCGCAGTGCTTGTGTTGGCAAGAAAAGTTTAGTCTCGATGGTTATCGATGTATGTCGTCAATTGCAACTGATCGgtttgggttttcttttttttctttctattttaTAGTTTGATTGTGACATCCTTAGTGCCTTGATATATCATGTTACTGTAGAGACCGAATATACTATACGAACCTGATACAGTATTAATTATTGCCCCTTTTCGGAAAAAGAGTTCTTGATGTTAGTAGCTCGAGACTTCGAGAGTAGCCGCCCACTTGCTCAAGCTGATTGATGCCTGCCTCAAAAGTAAATACATACAATGTACCGAGCCTGAAGAACCAATGTACGTTGCTGTTAAATAGGTGAAACATACGTATACACATAACCGAAAAGAATTACACGAATATATACGAAACACACGTCCCTGTCGATCTATGCGAGCGCATCTTCTTACTGCACTCTAGAACAGGCAGTGATTGCCAGATTACGTACGTGCCACACCGGCTCCCATGCGCCTATATAAACACATCACCTGCACACACCAACAGCAGCATCCGATAACCAGCCAGCAGCAAGCAGTACAACACTAGTAAAGATCGACCTATCGGTCTATGCATCGCTTTTCACCGCATCCTCTCAGTGCTCCCCATCCGGCATCCGCCTATATAAACGCATCAGATTATAGCCCAACCAACCTGCAGCAAGTAGTGCAACACAACACTAGCAAGGTCGATCGATCGAAGGTAGCTAGCAAGTAAGGAAGactaggaagaagaagaaagatggCGGCGGGGGGCGTGTGGGTGTTCAAGAACGGGGTGATGGAGCTGGAGCAGGAGGCGACGAGCCGGAAGGCGCTGGTGTACGTGCCGGCGAACGAGACGATGAGGTCGCTCGAGGCGCTGGAGCGGCGGCTGGGGTCGCTGGGTTGGGAGCGCTACTACGAGGACCGCGCCATCGTGCAGCTCCACAAGCGCGGTGGCGTCGACCTCATCTCCCTTCCCCGGGACTTCTCCCGGCTCCGCTCCACCCACATGTACGACGTCGTCGTGAAGAACCGCGACCACTTCAAGGTCGTCGACCTCTAGACATGCATATGCGCGCCTAAGCTTCGCCAACTCAACAAGGTATATATATCCATACATAATACAAGTCCGGTACAAATAAACATGGTGTTTTGTTTGAATGAATTGAAGATTGTTCACCACGCCTGCCGCGTGGTATAAACGCACAGTGTGTGATGACGTGTTTGTGTGATGTTACTGTGTACACGTACCTACGGTTCGTGGAGATATATACTATGTCTATATGATTGTAAGAATATGAAAATGTAGCTTTCAGAAAGTATGATGTATGATCCTCAAAAAAAAAGTATGATGTATCGAGCTTCCTTTTCCGTGGAATAAAATGAATGAAAGAATATTAAAGCCGTGTGTGTGCGCGTTACTTGCGAGGTAGATCGATCGTCTTATGTGCAACAGACGTAGTGCGAGGGTATCGATCCATCAATCGATCTGGCTGTATTAGTTACTGTGGCTACAAGTCACTGTACGTGGCCAACCTGCATGCATAGACTTTTCGTTTTTTTTTGCGAAAGGAACAAAATCATTATTTAAATAGAGTTATTACACTCAAGTTGACATAGAGTCTCAACTTCCTCAGGCGCACAACGCAACCAGACAGCTGTTTTAGGGAGAGA
Protein-coding regions in this window:
- the LOC125532024 gene encoding flowering-promoting factor 1-like protein 5 — its product is MAAGGVWVFKNGVMELEQEATSRKALVYVPANETMRSLEALERRLGSLGWERYYEDRAIVQLHKRGGVDLISLPRDFSRLRSTHMYDVVVKNRDHFKVVDL